The nucleotide sequence CCGAAGCCACCGGCGATGAGGATCTTCAGAGCCAGCGGCACCCGCGGCGCGGCCGGCTCCCGGTCATAGCGCACGGAGTCCACTGACCACCGCCTTGAGGATGTTGTCGTCGGGCAGGTGAGCGGCGGCCGGCCGGCGCACCGTGACCAGCCCACGGGCGAGGAGGTCGCCGAGCAGCACCCGGACCACGCCGACGGCGAGATCCAGGTCCGCGGCGAGGTCGGCCACGGCGACCGGCCGGCGGGCCAGCTCGGCGAGGCGCCGGTGCTCCGGCTGGAGACCCGGCACGGCGGCCGGGTCGGCCCCCGGCGTGGTCAGCACGAACGCCACCAGGTCGAAGCCGTCGACCGGCGGGCGCACCCGGCCGCCGGTCACGGTGTACGGGCGCACCACGGGGCCGGCGGCGGCGTCCAGCCACTCGTGCTGCGCGCCCGGCGGCTCAGCCCGCATCGGTCGCCACCGCGCGGGCCGGTGCGCTGAGGTTCTCGCCGACCCGGATGACCAGCATGGCCATCTCGTACGCCACCAGGCCGATGTCGGCGTCGGCGTCGCTCACCACGGCGAGGCAGGCGCCCTGCCCGGCGGCCGTGACGAACAGGTACGCCGTCTCCATCTCCACCACGGTCTGCCGGACCGCGCCGCCGCCCACGTGCCGGGTGGCCCCCTTGGCGAGGCTGGAGAACCCGGAGGCCAGGGCGCAGAGATGTTCCGCGTCGGCGCGGTCCAGATCGGCGGACGCGCCGAGCAGGAGGCCGTCCGCCGACAGCACCACCGCCTGGCGGGCGCCCGGCACCCGCTCCACCAGGTCGTCGAGCAACCAGTCGAGATCGGCGTTCTGCCGCGTCGTGTGCACCACTAGGCGTCCCTCTCAGTAGCGGTTCGAAGGTCCGGAGCCGCCGCCGGTTCGGGCGGGGAGGGCTCGGCGGCCCGGGCACGGGCCGCGTCGGTGGACGGAGCGCCGGCCCGGTCGGGGGCGGCGGTGTGGTCTGGGGCCGGTCCGCCGGTCGCCGCCGCCGGGGCGGGGCCGCGGTGTCCGGCGGCGGGGTCGGCGGCCGCCGCGGGGGCGGCGTTGCGGCGGTCGGCGGCGTCGCGGGCGCCGTCGCGACGGCCCCGGGCGGTGCCGGCCTGGAGCGCGGACATGGCCCGGCGGGCCTCCTCGGGCGGACGGTGCGCCGGGTTGTCCGCGACGACCGGCCGGGGACGGGCCGCCGGCCCGCGCCGGCGGACCCGGCGGGGCAGGCCGTCGCCGTCCGCCGGCGTCTCCACTGCCGAGGCACGACCGGCGGGCAGCGGCACGACCGCCGAGTCGGGCCGGTCCCGGCCCGGCCGCGCGGCCCGCGTGCGGGGGACCGTGCCCAGCCGGGTCACCTTGGCCAGCCGCCGGTCCTCCCGGCCGGAGTGCCCGGCGCCGGGGCCGGTCGCGCCGATCGCCGGCTCGGCGGTGACCAGATCCGACGGGACGAACACGGCGGCCGTGATCCCGCCGGCCGCGGCCGGCCGCAGCTCCACCCGTACTCCGTGCCGCGCGGCCAGCCGGGCGACCACGAAGTGGCCCAGCCGGGCGCTGTCGGTGGGGTCGAACTCCGGTGCGTGCGACAGCTTGCGGTTGGCCTCCGCCAGGGCCGGCGCCGACATGCCGAGCCCCCGGTCGGTGATCTCGACGGTGTAGCCCCCGGGCAGGGTGCGGCCGCTGACGTCCACCCGGGTGCCGGGCGGGGAGAAGACGGTGGCGTTCTCGATCAGCTCGGCGAGCAGGTGGATGACGTCGCCGACGGCGCGGCCGAGCACACCGGCCGGCTGGACCTCGCCCACGTCGACCCGGTCGTACGACTCGACCTCCGAGATCGCGCCGCGCACCACGTCGACCGCGGCGACCGGGTTGCGCCAGCCCCGGCCCGGGGCCGCGCCGGCCAGGATGACCAGGTCCTCGGCGTGCCGCCGGAGCCGGGTGGCGAGGTGGTCGACCTGGAACAGCCCGGCCAGCTCGTCCGGGTCCTCGGTCCGCCGCTCCAGCCGGTCCAGCAGGGCCAGCTGCCGGTGCACCAGGCCCTGGCTGCGCCGGGCGATGTTCAGGAAGACCTCGTTGAGGCCGCGGCGCAGGGTGACCTCGTCGACCGCGGCCTGCACGGCGGTGCGCCGCACCTCGTTGAAGGCCCGCCCCACCTGGCCGATCTCGTCGGCGCCGTGGTCCAGCTCGGGCGCCTCGCGGGCGACGTCGACCACCTCGCCGCGGCGCAGCCGGGCCACCACGTCGGGCAGCCGCTGCTCGGCCATCTCCAGGGCGGCGGTGCGGACGCCGGTGAGCCGGCGGTCGAGTGACCGGCCGACCCGCAGCGCCACGAGCACGCAGACCACGATGGCGACCAGGCCGAGCACCCCGGCGGCGGCGAGCCGGACGAGGATCTGCACCGCCATCGGCACGGACCGCTCGGCCAGGGTGTCCGCGCCGTGCAGCTCGAAGTCCCGCAGGCCCTGCCAGACCGCGGCGTGGCTGGTCTCCCAGGCCCGTACGTCGAAGCCGGCCGGCAGGTCCCGGGCGCGGACCAGGGTGTCCTGGAGGGCGCGCAGCCGGACGAAGGCCTCCCCCTCGGTGAGCCGCTGGTACGCGGTCCGTTCCGCGGGTGGCAGGTCGGCCACCGCGTTCTCGGCCAGGAAGCGCTGGTTCTCGATGGTGCGGACCAGCTGCTCGTGCTCGCCCTCGGCGTAGCGGCCGGCGGTGACCGCACCGGCCAGCAGCGCGTCGGCCTGGCCGAGCAGCTCCCGGGACCGGCCCAGCGCGGTGAGCGCCAGCGCCTGCCGGTTGAGCTGGGCGTCGGGCAGCGTGGCCATGGCGGAGAAGGTCTGGAAGGCGGAGCCGATCATTCCGCTGTAGAGCCCCACGGCGCCGGCCTGGTCGACCTTCCGGCCGTCGATGAAGCCGCGGCCGGCCGGCAGCGCGTCGAGCGCGGAGACCAGCTGGTCGAGCCGGACGTCGAGCAGCTCGTCGGCGGCGTCGCGCAGCTCCTCCCCGTCGACCCGGCGGCGCAGCTCGGCGATCGCCCGGTCGGTACGGGCGCGCTGCTCGGCCAGGGCGGGCAGGGCCGTGTCGCCGGCGAGCTGGACGACCGAGAGCCGGCGTTCGTGCTGCAGCTCGGCGACGACGCTCTCTCCGGGCCGGCCGAGGTCGTAGAGCAGGGTTCGCGCGGCGAGCAGGTCGAGGGCCGGCCCGAAGGTCAGCGTGGTGGCGAAGATCCAGAGTGCCAGCAGCCCGGTAACCGGACCGATGACCAGCGCGGTCAGCTTGGCGCGGATCGGCCAGTCTCGGGTGTTCATCAGACCTCGCCCGGGGGAAGGTGTCGCAGGGGTGGCGCCGGCACCGTCCGGAAGGGCCGCGACGCCGGGCCCCGGCCCGGGCGCCTTGGGCAGGATACGTAATCCCAGCCGGATGCACTACCGGCCGTCTCGCCCCTCACT is from Micromonospora terminaliae and encodes:
- a CDS encoding DUF742 domain-containing protein, translating into MRAEPPGAQHEWLDAAAGPVVRPYTVTGGRVRPPVDGFDLVAFVLTTPGADPAAVPGLQPEHRRLAELARRPVAVADLAADLDLAVGVVRVLLGDLLARGLVTVRRPAAAHLPDDNILKAVVSGLRAL
- a CDS encoding roadblock/LC7 domain-containing protein, producing MVHTTRQNADLDWLLDDLVERVPGARQAVVLSADGLLLGASADLDRADAEHLCALASGFSSLAKGATRHVGGGAVRQTVVEMETAYLFVTAAGQGACLAVVSDADADIGLVAYEMAMLVIRVGENLSAPARAVATDAG
- a CDS encoding sensor histidine kinase, with amino-acid sequence MNTRDWPIRAKLTALVIGPVTGLLALWIFATTLTFGPALDLLAARTLLYDLGRPGESVVAELQHERRLSVVQLAGDTALPALAEQRARTDRAIAELRRRVDGEELRDAADELLDVRLDQLVSALDALPAGRGFIDGRKVDQAGAVGLYSGMIGSAFQTFSAMATLPDAQLNRQALALTALGRSRELLGQADALLAGAVTAGRYAEGEHEQLVRTIENQRFLAENAVADLPPAERTAYQRLTEGEAFVRLRALQDTLVRARDLPAGFDVRAWETSHAAVWQGLRDFELHGADTLAERSVPMAVQILVRLAAAGVLGLVAIVVCVLVALRVGRSLDRRLTGVRTAALEMAEQRLPDVVARLRRGEVVDVAREAPELDHGADEIGQVGRAFNEVRRTAVQAAVDEVTLRRGLNEVFLNIARRSQGLVHRQLALLDRLERRTEDPDELAGLFQVDHLATRLRRHAEDLVILAGAAPGRGWRNPVAAVDVVRGAISEVESYDRVDVGEVQPAGVLGRAVGDVIHLLAELIENATVFSPPGTRVDVSGRTLPGGYTVEITDRGLGMSAPALAEANRKLSHAPEFDPTDSARLGHFVVARLAARHGVRVELRPAAAGGITAAVFVPSDLVTAEPAIGATGPGAGHSGREDRRLAKVTRLGTVPRTRAARPGRDRPDSAVVPLPAGRASAVETPADGDGLPRRVRRRGPAARPRPVVADNPAHRPPEEARRAMSALQAGTARGRRDGARDAADRRNAAPAAAADPAAGHRGPAPAAATGGPAPDHTAAPDRAGAPSTDAARARAAEPSPPEPAAAPDLRTATERDA